The DNA sequence GCGCACCTGACCGAGGGTGATCGGTCCGGCATCCTCGAGTCGTGCGACTCCGCCTCCGGCGAGCAGAGTGTCGCGATGCAGGTGGACATAGAGGGTGACGTTCCGCAGCCTCCGGAGCAGGTCCTGGGGGAGTGCTCTCACCAGCGCCGGCAGGTTGTCGGTCGAGGACGGTCCCTGAGCTGGACGGTCCTCCGCGTCATTGTCGCGGGGGTGCAGATCCCACTCGGACACGTGACGTCGGTCATCCCTGGCTTCGCTGGCCGCGGGAGTCTCATCGCTGACAGCCGTCAGGGCGACTGGCTGGTGTTCCTCGAGGTCGGCAGGTGGCTCGTGGCGGTCGGTGTAGTCGAGCAGCAGGGCAAGGGCCTGGGCGGGGTTGGCGAGGATGCCGATGGCCTTGGCGCGCCGGGTGTCGGCTGGGTCGGTGTCACCGTGCAGCTGCAGGATCTGCGCGATCCGGTCGGCCATGGCCACAAAGAGGATGACGTCGCCGGCGTTGGCCTTGGCGATGAGCACCTTGAGTCCGTGCTCGTTGGACTGTGTTGCGCGGACGAACCGGTCGGCGGCTTCCATGCGGGCGCGTGCCTCTGCCTGGTCGGGGTCGGCGGTGATGATGGTCGCCTCGACCAGGGTCTGGAACCGGCTCCAGGGCAACGCGTTGGCGTGGCCGGCGACCCGGGAGTCGACGTATGCGGCGGCGGCGGGACTGAGATGTCGGGTGTGCTGCGCGACCCAACGGGCTTGGTAGGCCCGGACCTGTCCGGCCTGCAGACGCTGCCAGAGCCGGGGGAGCCGGTGCCGAAGGTCCAAGGCGTCGGCGATCAACTTGCCGGCGGAGACGGCTCCCATCTCCTGCAGGGCGCCCAGCTCGGCCGCGGCGAACTCAAGCACCTCCGGCGTGCTCTCCCCGCCGAAGGGGCGAGGATGTTCGCGACCTGGCAGCGCGGTGGCGACCTGCTGAGGATCGGGCTGGGCGTGCAGGTCGGCCCAGACCGCGGCGAGCTCCAGTTGGGCGGCCTCCGCGGCCACCAGCGCCCGGTAGGCGGTCCCGACCCTGGTGGCCAGGGTGGCGGTGTCCCACCCTTTGGCCGGTTCCGCTGTCGCCGCTTCGAACATACGTTCATATTAGAGTGGCCCACTGACACTCTGTTCCGAGTGCCGCTCCCGGCCGGCCTCGGTGCCAGTGCTAGTCCGCAGACGGGCTGCTGGTGGATGCGACCCGCTCGCGCGACTGGTCGTGCGGCACCGGGCGCCGCCGCCACAGTGTGAGTGGCTGCCCCAGCACGACCGCCGACAGCACCAGGACCGCGCCGAAGAGCTGCCAACCGTTCAGGGTCTGGTCCAGCACGATCCAGCCGATGACCGCAGCCACCACGGGGTTCAGCAGGGAAAGAAAAGTGACCGAGCTCGCCGGGAGCCGCTGCAGAGACCAGAACCAGAGCGCGTACGCGATGATCCCGCTGAACAGCACGAGATAGACCAGACCGCCGATGTTGCGGCCCGTGAGCCGGTCCGGGAGGCCCTCGAAGAGCAGGGTGAAGGGCAGCAGGGTCAGACCGCCGAGCAGGAAGGTCCACCCGGTGAAGCCCATCGCGTTCATGCCGGGTGGTTGACCCCAGCGCTTCGTCAGCACCGTGGCCACGGCCATCATCGAGACCCCGACCACCATGGCGAGCACACCGAAGAGGTCGAGTCGGGCCGTCGAGCGCAGCACGAGCAGGGCGACACCGAGCGCACCCACCAGACCGGCGACGATCTGGACCGGACGCACCCGGGCGCCCAACCAGGGGACCGACAGCAGCACCACGAGGATCGGGCTGAGCGAGTTGATCACCGAGGCCACCCCACCCGGGAGGCGGTAAGCCGCCACGAAGAGCAGCGGAAAGAAGGCCGAGCAGTAGAGCACCGACAACAGCAGGAACCGCAGCCGCCACCCCAGCGGCGGGACCCTGGTCCCGATCACCAGCACGAGTCCAGTCGGCAGCGCTCTCATCGTGGCCACCAACAGTGGCCGGTCGGGCGGCAGGAAATTGGTGGTGAGGATGTACGTGGTGGCGAAGATGATCGGGGTCAGGACGCCGAGGTATCCCCAGTTGGCGTGTCTGGTGCTGCTCACCCTGGTGCCAACCGTTCGGTGGGAGCCACTATTCCGCCGAGCTGATGTCGTCGGTGTCCGAAGCCGAGGGAGCAGTGATGATGAAGCTGGTCGAGGCGGAGCTGACCCACCGCTCGCAGCTGCCGAGCATGTCAGGCGGCACGAAACTGGCCTGGAGGTCGGTGTGGCTGACCGGAACGCCACCAGTAGCCCCAGCGACAGGCCGCAGCACAGCGGCGTCCTCGCTGACGACGGCCAGCAGCGGCATCGTCCTCCTGATCACGTTCACCTCCAGAGTCTTCAACACCTCCTCCGACATCGACGGTGCGCAGACCACCAACGGAGTCCTGCTCAAGATCAACTTCTCCAGTACGGGCAGCAGCTCGCGGATGGAGTCGACCCGGTCGGAGCAGATCAGCACCCGCGGCCGGTCCAACACCGACCACGAGGCGGCGGAGTCGGTGACGAAGGCCGGCGACGCATAACCAGCACCGATCCTGGTGGTGCTGGTCGCATCCAGCTGCTGCGTGATCTTCTGTCGCTGGCTCAGTGTCAGGGCGGTGGGCGGGGCATCGGCGGGTGGTCGCCGTGCCTGCAGCTCGGACAGGTAGTGCGGCGCCGGCGCGTCAGGGCGGAACTGCGGAATGACACGTTTGGGCGGAGCCAGCATCTCTGCCGCGGCGCGCCTGTTCCTGCCCCGGTCCGACAAGGCTCCGAAGACGATCACGGCGAGGCCGACCACCATGACGGCGATCAGTCCGACGATCCACGGATCCATGACCTCAGCCTGCCACAGCGTGGTCGGGTAGAGTTCGGGCCGTTGGCGCACTCGACTCCGAGGCGGTGTTGCGACCATGCCCCCTTTCGAATCCTGGATAGACCGACAGATCCGCGAGGCCCAGGAGCGAGGTGAGTTCGACAACCTGCCCGGCAGCGGGAAGCCGATCAAGGGACTCGACGGCCGTCCTGACGAGAACTGGTGGGTCAAGGGCCTGATGGAGCGGGAGAAGATCTCCGCACCGCTGCCTGGCTCGCTCCTGCTACGCAAGGAGGTCGCCAACCTTCAGGAAGCCTTGGCGGAGGAACGATCGGAGGACACCGTGCGCGCCATCATCGAGAACCTGAACAGCCGGATCCGAGAGTCCCGGATCCGGGGCATCGACGGTCCGAACATCTTCATCAAGACCGTCGATGTGGAGCAGGCTGTGCAGACCTGGCGAGAGGGACGCGGCTAGCGGCGCTGGCCGCCGGGGCTACCGGCTGAGCAGCTGCCGGGCATGTCGACGCTCGCTCTGTTCCCGTGGATCGGGTACGGGTGCCGCCGCGAGCAGCCGCTGCGTGTACGGCTGCTGAGGCATGGTCAGCACTGTGTTGGTGGGCCCCTGCTCGACGATGCGGCCATGATGCATGACCGCGATCTGGTTGGTCACCTCACCGACGACGGCCAGGTCATGGCTGATGAACAGACACGCAAAGCCCAGCCCGGCCTGCAGGTCGCGCAGCACGTCGAGGACTCTGGCCTGCACGGACACGTCGAGGGCGCTGGTGGGCTCATCGGCGATCAGCAGCGCTGGGTTGGTCGAGATGGCCCGCGCGATGGCGACCCGCTGCCTTTGCCCACCGGACAGCTCGTGCGGATAGCGTCCGGCCAGGGCGGCGCTCAGCTGCACCGCCTCCAACAGCTCGCGCACCCGTGATCGCAGCTGCGCCGAGTCATGGCGCCCCTGCAGCCGGAGGGGTTCACCGACACTGCGTCCGATCGTGTGACGGGGATTCAGGCTGGAAGCTGGGTCCTGGAAGACGATGCCCAGCCGGGTGCGGGCCCGCCGCAAGGTACTCCGGGAGGCCCGGGCCAGATCAACGCCGTCGAGGAGCGCGTGCCCTGACGCCACTGGAACGAGTCCGGCGAGGGCCCGGCCCACCGTTGACTTGCCTGATCCGGACTCGCCGACCAACCCGACGGACTCCCCGCGCGGAATCGACAGGGTGACGTCGTCGACCGCCCGCACCCCGGAGCCCAGGTCCCGGCCGTGGTAGACGACGCTGGCCCCGACCAGCTGGGCTGCCAGAGCCGGTTCCGGTGGCACCGGGATGCTGTCGGGTGGGGTGGCCGGCCGCTCGGTCAGCCGGAGGGCGGCCAGTCGGGGTACCGAGTCGAGCAGCGTCCGGGTGTAGCTGCTCTGCGGTTGGGCGAAGACCGCACCGGCGGCCGCTGCCTCCACGATCGTGCCGTCCTTCATCACGGCCACGTCGTCGGCGATGTCGGCCACGACACCCATGTCATGGGTGATCAGCAGCATCGCCATCCCCAGCCGGTCCTTGAGGTCGCGGAGCAGATCGAGGATGCCGGCCTGGACGGTGACGTCCAGAGCGGTGGTGGGCTCATCCGCGATCAGTGCCAGCGGGTTGTTGCCGATCGCCATCGCGATCATGGCGCGCTGCAGCTGGCCACCGGACATCTCATGCGGGAAGGCTCTGGCGATCCGGCGCGGGTCGCGCACCTCCACGGAGTCGAGCAGCTCCAACACTCGCTGTTTGGCCTGCTGCCTGGACATGGCGGGCTGGTGCTCACGCAGACCCTCGGCGATCTGGTTGCCGATCGTGAACACCGGGTTGAGCGCGTTCATCGGCTCCTGGAAAATCGTGCCGACCTGGCCACCACGGACCTGGCGCAGCCTCCGGGTCGATGCTCCGACCAGCTCCTCCCCCTGCAGCCGGATGCTTCCGGAGAAGCGGGCAGTGGCCGGCAGCAGACCGAGGGTGGACATCGCGGTCACACTCTTGCCGGAGCCGGACTCGCCGACCAGAGCGAGCACCCGACCGGGTAGGAGGTCGAAGCTGACCCCGTGGACGACCTCACGCCAACCACCGTTACGCCAACCACCGTTACCGGGCACGCCGGCGGCCGTGAACGAGATCGAGACCCCGTCCACGGCCAGCACCGGCGTAGTCACCCTGGTGTTCACTGCTTGAGCGTCACCTTGAGGTAGTTGGGATAGGCGGGGAAGGCGCCGATGAAGAAGTTCTGCACATTCGAGCCGTGCAGGAACGAGTTCTTCGTGTAGGTCAACGGGATGATCGGGGCGTCTTCCATGATCTTCTTATCGACCTCGGCCCACAGCTGTCCGGCCTTGTCCTGGTCGACCTCGCCGATCGCCTGCTTGATCATCTTGTCCACCTCCGGGTTGCTGTAGCGGGAGGTGTTGTAGTTGCCGTTGCCGATCTGGCTCGAGTCGAACAGCGGCTGGATGTTTCCGTTCGGGCTGGGGAAGTCGGGCTGCCAGCTCCCGAGGTAGAGGTCATAGTCGCCCTTGTTGCCGGTGACCTTCTCGCTGAGGGCGTTCGAGTCCAGCGGCTGAAGCGTGATCTTCACGCCGGCCTTGGCGAAGCCCTGCTGCAGTGCCTGCGACTGGGCGAGCGCGATCGGGTCGTTGGAGGTGACCAGAGTCAGCTTCAGGTCAGAGGCGTGTCCCGTTGCGGCCAGCAACTTTTTGGCCTTGGCCATGTCACCCGAGTCGGGCGCCGGATAGAGGTCGTACTCCTGACGGCCGGGGATACCTGGCGTGATCAGCGTCGTGGCGTTCTCACCGGAGATCGAACCACCGGCAGCGATCTTGTACGCCTGCCGATCGGCCGCGTACTGCAGCGCCTGTCGCACCTTGACGTCCTTCAGCGCACCACGGGTGGTGTTGAAGGCGAGGTAGGAGAGGGCGCCTGGCTGTGAGGTGACGAGCCGACCTTTGACGTTGGGATCCTTCTGCGCCTGGGCCAGCTGGGCGGCCGGCACGAACTGGGCGCCGAAGGAGTTCTTGGCGTCACCGGAGTCGGAGATCAGCGCCTGGGCCGCAACGGTGGGGTCCTGGCTCAGCTTGAAGATGATCTTGTCCGGTCCCGCGGTCCGTACGTCGTCGGTCTTGGGGTCCCAGCTGTCGTTCCGGGTCAGGTTGAGGGCGACGCCCTGTTGGTAGGACTCGACCTTGTAGGGCCCTGAGGCGGCAGGCTTCTCGCCGTAGGTGTTGGGGTCGTCCTTGGCCTTCGGAACCGGCGTGAAGGCCGGCGTGGAGGCTACCCAGGGCCAGTCGCCGTAGGGGCTGTTCAGCTTGAACACGATCGTCTTGTCGTCGGGCGTCTCGATCGAGGAGAGCTCGCCGCCGGAGTAGGGACCCTTGTATTTGTCCCCACCCACCAACAGGCCCTTGTGATAGCCCAGGCCGCCCGAGAGCTCAGCGGCGAACGAGCGCTCCAGTCCGTACTTGATGTCAGCTGAGGTGATCGGGCTGCCATCGTCGTACTTGAGGCCGTCCTTCAGCGTGTAGGTCCAGGTCTTGCCGCCGTCGGTGGCCTTGCCGATGTCGGTGGCCAGGTCTGGCACCACCTTGGCCGGCTGGTCCGGGGAGATGTCCCAGGTGGTCAGCCGACGGTTGACCAGGCCGAGGGAGGTGATGGCCAGGCTCTGGCTCTTGGCCGGGTCGAAGCTGATCTCGGTCTGGGCGGTCAGGATGTTCAGGGTGCCGCCCTTCTGCGATGACTGCGGCGTCTGGCTTGCCCCCTTTGATCCGAGCTCCGGGTTGGCGTTGCAGCCGCTGAAGAGCAGGGCGGCGGACAGTGCCACCGCCCCGATCCGTGCTAGGCGTCTCATATTGCGTTCGTTCCTCTCATGGTGACGGTCGAAGGTCAGCTGGAGCCGGCCTTGATGCGGGGGTCCAACAGGCCGTAGGTGATGTCGACGACGAAGTTGGCCAGGATGATCAGGAAGGCGGAGAACAAGGTGATGCCGACCAGCACCTGCAGGTCGAGGTTTCCGACGGCGTCCAACAGCAGTGCCCCCAGTCCCTGCATCGAGAACACCTTCTCGGTGATGACGGCGCCGCCGAGCAGGCCACCGAGATCCAGACCGAAGACGGTGATCACCGGGATCAGCACGTTGCGCAGGGCGTGCCTGCCGATGGTCCGCGCCTCACTGAGTCCCTTGGCGCGGGCGGTGCGGATGTAGTCCTCGCCCATCACCTCGAGCATCTGACCGCGGGTCAGCCGGGTGTAGATCGCCGCGTTGATGAAGGCGAGCACGAGCCAGGGCAGGATGAGGTGCCACAGCCAGTCGACCGGACTCTCGGTGAGGGGGACATAGCCGCTGATCGGCACCATGTTCAGGGTGAAGCCGAACAGCAGGATGCCCAGCAGGCCGACCAGGTAGGAGGGTGCGGAGACGCCGGCGATGGAGAATGTCATCAACGAGCGGTCCAGCAGCGTGCCACGACGGAGCGCGGAGACGACACCGGTGCCGACCCCGATGATCAGCCAGAGCACCGCCGCACCGATGGTGATGGAGAGGGTGACCGGGAACCGGTCCCAGATCAGGTCGGTGACTGGCGCGTTCAAGCGGAACGAGTAGCCGAAGCAGGGTGCCGAGCAGTGGATCGCCGCCTGGCCGGAGCCGAAGGTGCGGCCGCCGATGATGCCGCCGACGAAGTTGAGGAACTGCTGCCACCACGGCTGGTCATAACCCATGAAGGTCTCGGCCGTCGCCAGCCGGTCGGGTGTGCAGGGCCGGCCGCAGGACAGCTGTGCCGGGTTGGCCGGCAGCAGGTAGAAGATGGCATAGCTGATGAAGGTGATGACCAGCAGGACGATGATCATCCCGAGCAGTCGGCCTCCGATGAACCTGGCCGTACGCATCACCGGCCCAGGCTTTCCGACCGCGGATCGAGTGCATCGCGAAGGCCATCGCCGAACAGGTTGAAGCCCAGCGTGGCGAGGAACAGCGCAGCACCCGGGAACACCAGGAACATCGGATCCGTCTGGACCCAGCTGATCGCCTCGCCGATGGAACGGCCCCAGGCGGGGGTGGGCGGAGGGACCCCGACACCGAGGAAGGACAGGGCTGCCTCCGCGCCGATCTTGCCCGGGATGGAGATCGTCGCGAACACGATGATGGTGGCGGCCAGGTTGGGCAGCAGTTGGCTGAAGAGGATGTGGAACGCGCCGGCGCCGGCCGCCTGCGAGGCCACGACGTAGTTGCGCTCCTTGAGCGCCAGGGTCTGACCGCGGACGACGCGGGCGATCGCCGGCCAGCCGAAGAAGCCGATCACCAGGATGATCAGCAGCGACTTGGGAAATCTCGGTGGTGCGATGGCGCCGAGGGCGATCATGAAGATCAGGCCGGGAAAGCCGAAGACGACGTCGATGGTGCGGCTGAGGATCCGGTCCGTCCAACCGCCGAAGTAGCCAGCGACGATGCCGATCAGCACACCCAGGGCGACCGAGACGACGGTGGCGGCGACACCGACCAGGATCGAGGTGCGGGCACCGTAGACGACCACGGCGAACAGGTCGCGGCCGGTCAGCGGCTCAACTCCGAACCAGTGCCTGGCGCTGATGCCACCACCGAAACCCGCAGGTGCCGTGGTCTCGTCCAGTGCCCCCAGGTCGTACTCGTACGGCCCGTGACCGGAGATCCTGGTGATGAGCGGGGCGAGGGCGGCCACCAGGATGAAGAGGATGACCAGCGCACCGCCGATGACGGCGGCCGGGTCATGGAGCAGTCGGCGCTGGACCTGGCGTCCGTTATGCGGCGTCTCGAGGACTGGTTCGATACCCGCTGGGGTCGCCATGCAGTTCCTCTCCTGTCGCGCTCCGGGTTGCGTCGGCAAACCAGGCTGCCACAGTAGGGAATCCGGTCACCGCCTGGGGTCAACAGGTGGGATATGGACTTTGTTTCGCCGTGGTCTGTGATGTGCGTTACAGGGAGGGACTTTCGCCTCTGTATCGCGACGCGACCGCTCTCTAGGGTTCTTGCAGTACGTCCGAAGGACACCGCTCATGTTCTGCACCCTGCGCCGCAGCCTCGGCTGCCTGGTCGCGCTGGCCGTGGGGGCGATCAACCCCCTGGTGCTCACCCCGACCGCGTCGGCCGCGACAGTGTGCCCGACACCGGCGCGAAACATCATCTGGTCGGCGCCGGGGTCCGGGAAGACGGTCGCGCTCAGCTTCGATGACGGTCCAGGAAGGGCCACCCCTGAGATCCTGAAGATTCTGCGCAGGTACAACGTGCGCGCCACCTTCTTCGACACCGGCCTGCACGACTCCCAGCGGCCGACAGACACCAAGGCGATCTCCGGTGAGGGCCACCTGGTGGCCGACCACACCTGGGACCACCGGTACCCCTATGAGGTTGCGGGCGGCTGGAGCGCTGCCTATCTCCATGACCAGTTCGCCCGGACCAATGCGCAGCAGCGGAAGCTCACCGGCAAGACCAGTTGCTTCTTCCGTCCGCCGGGCGGCTTCCTGCCCTCCGGCGTGGTCGCGGCCGCAGCGCGCGACGGGATGTCCACGGTGATGTTCAGCGTCGACACTCAGGACTGGAAGCAGGCCTCCACGACCACGACGGCCTCCATCGAGATGATCGAGCGGAACGCTCGGGCCGGCTATGCCCAGCAGCATCCGATCGTGCTGATGCACACCGCCAAGGCCAGTCACGAACCGGAGTCGGAGGTGACGAGCAACCGGAGCAACACCGTCGCCGCGCTGCCGGTCGTCATCCAGGGTTACCTCGACCACGGCTACCGCTTCGTCGACCTGAACGGCACCAGCGGTCTACCGGCGAGATACACGACCCTGTCTGTCAGCACGGGCAGGGTGAATGTCCCGGTAGGGCGGGCAACGCTGGCAGTGACCGGCACGGTCAGAAGCGTCTCCGGGCCGGTGGTGGCCAAGAGCGTGCGCTGGTATTCCCGTACCCACGGCACGACGGCCTGGACCTATCGCGGCACCGTGCTGACCGACAGCAAGGGCGTGGCGCGCGCGAACGACCGGCCGGCGCGCCCGACGGACTACACGATGCTGTTCCGGGCGACGAGCGGCTACCAGGAGGCGAAGACGACCGGCTTCCGCTACCTGTTCACCTACCGGCCGGCTCCTGCGGTCGCTGGTGTCTCTCGGCTCGGGTCCTGTGTGGACGGCGGTGGCGTGGCCTGGCGGTCGAAGGTGACGTGGGGTTCGACGTACGTCTCCTCCGGTGTCACCCGGGTGTCGGTAAACTTCGCCGGCTGGACGACGACCAGGTCCGGCATCATCCCCACCGACTCGGTCGTCAAGAGCTACGACGGCTCCGGGCGCCTGCTGCAGACGTTGACCCGGACGGCCTCCGTGAACTACACCGGAGGCACCTTCTATGACGCGCGCAACCCGCTGAACCCTCCGTCGGCGCCCGGTCGGGCCAAGGTCACCGTGAGCACCGGGGTTGATGGCGATGGCAAGGCGAACTGCACTGTGACCTTCCGCCAGCCCAGCTGAGACCTCAGCCATCTCAGGCGGGTGACCGCGGGACTTCTGCCCCTACCCGGGCAGTGCCCGCGAGGAGAACCTGGAGACATCATCCCCACGCGGAAGGTCCGATCATGATCAGACATCGCCCACCTGGTCGGCGCAGGCGCTCCCCCTCAGGAGTCACTGTGGTCATCATTCGCCGCGGTGGACCGGGGCCTCGGCGCCAGTCGTGGTCGACCTCAAGCCACCCGATCTTCCAGCGGCACGATGCTGCTCGAGATGGGCATTCGCTGCGGACGATGCTCGGGGTGGTCGGGGGCGTCCTGGGCGTGCTGGCGGCCTTCTCGATCGCGCTACGGCTCGGCGGGGAGCGAACGAGGGACGTCGTCAAGGTGATCAACAAGTGGGTGCTCAACCCGGCGATGCTGACGGTCGCAGGGCGACGGCACTGGTACGCCTCCGTGGTCCATCACACGGGGCGCCACTCCGGGCGGCCGTATCAGACCCCCGTTGTCGCCGTGCCCGTGGAGGACGGTTTCGTCATCCCGCTGCCGTACGGGGAGAATGTCGACTGGCTCAAGAACGTCCTCGCGGCGCGTCGGGCGACCTTGGTGACTCGGGGCGTCACCCACGAGCTTGTCTGGCCCGAGGTGGTTGACGCCAGTGTCGTGCTACCCCTTCTCGACGATGAGCACCGAAGGGCCTGGCGGCGCTATGGGATCGAACGGTTCGTCCGATTGAGTCCACGCCAGAAGGTCTCGCCCTTTGAGCCCGGTGCATAGCGCGGCTGGACAAATCGCTCATTACCATGCACTCTGTGTCCCACAAGTGAGGCGCGCCGGGGGGCAACCACTTGGCCCCCCTTTCCCTTCGCTTCTCAGGAGCCCGCCGTGGGACACTCCGCCTTGCGCGCCCAGACCCGCTCATTCCGACTCGTGGTTGCCCTCGTCGCCGCCACCCTGGTGATGTTGCTGAGCGGTGCCGAACTGGCCGCCGCCGATCCGCCATCCGCCGGCTCAACGCTGACGATCAAGGCTCCGCAGTCGATCACCGCCGGCACGTCGGCGAAGATCAGTGGCACCCTCTCAGCCGTGTCCGGCGCCAAGATCGCGTCTGCCCCCATCGTGGTGCGCTGGCGCACGGTCGGCGCCTCGAAGTGGAGGGGAGCAGTCAACGTCAAGACCTCGAGCAAAGGGAACTGGTCGACCAAGATCGCGATGTCGCTGAACACCGAGTTCAGCGCGGAGTTCGCCGGCTCCTCAACAGCGCTTGGCGTGAAGAGCGTTGTGGTGCGCACGTCAGCAGTTCAGTCGATCATGGTCACGACGCTCTCACCGAGCCGGCCGGCGATAGGCCAGTTCCTGACCGTGAAGGGAACGGTCAGCCCCGCACTGCGCTCGACGACACTGAGCCTGCAGCGCTGGCGGAACGGCGCCTGGACGACCTTGCTGAAGACCAAAGTGTCGAGCACCGGCACGTACTCGGCCAAGATCCGCATTGCCGACGCCTCCACGCAGATCCTGCGGCTGCGCAGTGGATCGCGCAAGTCGATCACCCGCGCGTTCAGTGCGACCCGGAACGTCTACGTGGCGGTGACAGCGACGCTCGGCACCGGAGCGACCCTAAAGGCTCGGCAGGTCCTGATGTCGCCCAACGGCGTCTACAGCGCCACCCTCCGAACCGACGGCAACCTGGTGGTCACCGACAGCCTCGGGGCTCCGCTCTGGGCGTCCGGGACCTCGGGCAGGAGCCCTGCACTGACCATGGGCACCGACGGCAACCTCGCGCTCGGCTCGTCCGGGCGGTCGTTGTGGTCCACCGGCACCAAGGGGGGCGCGGCCGTCCTGGTGATGCAGAACGACGGCAGCCTGGTGGTGTTCTCCAAGGGCACATCGCTCTGGTCGTCGACGAAGGGGACCGCGGCGAAGGTGCAGCCCGCGGCGTGCTGGTCGGTCAGTTTCGACTGCATCAGCTTCAGCAGCTATCGGCCGTACACGAGCTATTGGGCGATGTACTCCGGGCACAACTGCACCAACTACGTCGCCTACCGGATGATCACCAAAGGGGTGACCAGGTCGCCGTGGGGTCTCCCCGGTGGGTCGGCCTGGCAGTGGCGTGCGAACGCCAAGAAGGCCAAGATCAAGGTGGACACTGTGCCGACGGTCGGTGCGGTCATCCAGTGGAACCGCTACACCTACGGCGGCGGTTCCAGCGGTCACGTCGCGTATGTGGAGAGCGTGAGCCGGACCTCCATCGTGATCAGTGAGGACAGCTGGAGCGGTCATGGCGCGGTGCGCACCATCCGCCGGGACAGCCCGTCGTTCACCAGTGCGCGCTTCATCCACATCAAGGACGGCGGGAGCAACTAGCGGCTAGCCGAACTCCGGGTTCTCGGTGTCCGCCGCGGCGCGCAGGTTGCGCTGCCGGACCGCATGCTCGTCGGTGCGCGAGTCGTAGTGCCAGAAGTCACGGAGGGCCGCGGCTGTCACCGCCACTCCGGCCACGCAGAGCACGCCGCCACTGATGATGGAGGTGCGTACGGTGGTCAGATCGGCCACCACACCGGACCGCAGCTGGCCACCGAGCGGACCGATGGAGTAGGAGAGCATCTCGATCCCAGCCAGCCGGCCACGCATTGAGTCGGGGATGGTCTGGTGCCAGATCACCCCGCGGAACACGCCGCTGATCATGTCGCAGCCGCCGGCCACGGCGAGCAGGGCGACGGTCAGCCAGAGGTTGGGAGCCAGCCCGGCCAGGCCGATGGCGGCGCCCCA is a window from the Microlunatus panaciterrae genome containing:
- a CDS encoding CHAP domain-containing protein translates to MGHSALRAQTRSFRLVVALVAATLVMLLSGAELAAADPPSAGSTLTIKAPQSITAGTSAKISGTLSAVSGAKIASAPIVVRWRTVGASKWRGAVNVKTSSKGNWSTKIAMSLNTEFSAEFAGSSTALGVKSVVVRTSAVQSIMVTTLSPSRPAIGQFLTVKGTVSPALRSTTLSLQRWRNGAWTTLLKTKVSSTGTYSAKIRIADASTQILRLRSGSRKSITRAFSATRNVYVAVTATLGTGATLKARQVLMSPNGVYSATLRTDGNLVVTDSLGAPLWASGTSGRSPALTMGTDGNLALGSSGRSLWSTGTKGGAAVLVMQNDGSLVVFSKGTSLWSSTKGTAAKVQPAACWSVSFDCISFSSYRPYTSYWAMYSGHNCTNYVAYRMITKGVTRSPWGLPGGSAWQWRANAKKAKIKVDTVPTVGAVIQWNRYTYGGGSSGHVAYVESVSRTSIVISEDSWSGHGAVRTIRRDSPSFTSARFIHIKDGGSN
- a CDS encoding polysaccharide deacetylase family protein — protein: MFCTLRRSLGCLVALAVGAINPLVLTPTASAATVCPTPARNIIWSAPGSGKTVALSFDDGPGRATPEILKILRRYNVRATFFDTGLHDSQRPTDTKAISGEGHLVADHTWDHRYPYEVAGGWSAAYLHDQFARTNAQQRKLTGKTSCFFRPPGGFLPSGVVAAAARDGMSTVMFSVDTQDWKQASTTTTASIEMIERNARAGYAQQHPIVLMHTAKASHEPESEVTSNRSNTVAALPVVIQGYLDHGYRFVDLNGTSGLPARYTTLSVSTGRVNVPVGRATLAVTGTVRSVSGPVVAKSVRWYSRTHGTTAWTYRGTVLTDSKGVARANDRPARPTDYTMLFRATSGYQEAKTTGFRYLFTYRPAPAVAGVSRLGSCVDGGGVAWRSKVTWGSTYVSSGVTRVSVNFAGWTTTRSGIIPTDSVVKSYDGSGRLLQTLTRTASVNYTGGTFYDARNPLNPPSAPGRAKVTVSTGVDGDGKANCTVTFRQPS
- a CDS encoding ABC transporter permease translates to MATPAGIEPVLETPHNGRQVQRRLLHDPAAVIGGALVILFILVAALAPLITRISGHGPYEYDLGALDETTAPAGFGGGISARHWFGVEPLTGRDLFAVVVYGARTSILVGVAATVVSVALGVLIGIVAGYFGGWTDRILSRTIDVVFGFPGLIFMIALGAIAPPRFPKSLLIILVIGFFGWPAIARVVRGQTLALKERNYVVASQAAGAGAFHILFSQLLPNLAATIIVFATISIPGKIGAEAALSFLGVGVPPPTPAWGRSIGEAISWVQTDPMFLVFPGAALFLATLGFNLFGDGLRDALDPRSESLGR